The sequence below is a genomic window from Equus caballus isolate H_3958 breed thoroughbred chromosome 11, TB-T2T, whole genome shotgun sequence.
CGCCTCAGCCACACCCGCAACCCTGCCCTTTCCCCGATGCCTGGGCCGAGGAGCTCTTCCCCTCACTCTCACCCCAAGGGCTGATAGGAGGTGCTCATCCCGCCTCACCTCTCAGGCGACAGGAGCTTGCAGGAGTAGGGGGAGGTCAGAGCGCGAGGGCTGAGAGGTGAGTGGGGCCCTGCACTGGGCTCTGGCCACGGTGGACACTGTGGGCAAACATACAGCAAGGTCGGCCTGGACGGCCTGAGGGCCATGGTGTCTGTGGGCTCACCTCCCTCCATCTGTCTATTAAGAGCTGACAAGAGACCTGCCTTGGGCCAGACTAGGTCCCTGCCCTAAAAGGAGACCCTGACGAGTAGACCAAGTTTCCacacaaaggaagagagtaaGCTAGCCTATAGATCTGTCTGGGGGAGTTGgggaaggcttcccggaggagctagccagaagcagcagcaggatgggggtgctccaggcagagggagcagaagtGAGGTGGTGGCGACGGCAGGGCACAGGGGAGGCAGCCTGGAAGGCGTCAGCTCCCGGAAGTCTTGAACAACACAGTGCAGTTTGTCCTTGCAGAAAACGGGTGGAATCACGGTGGGGCTTGATGATCCTGGAGCAGGCGCAGCCCttgaggcctcagtttccccacacgCACGGTGAGGCTCTTTTCTCCGAacttcccctcctgcccccagcgcCGCAACACACACACCTCCACGAAGACGGTGCTCTCACGGGCGACCTGATACTTGTCTCTCTCATGCAGAGGCTGTTTCTCAATCTTCTCCCGGTCAGTTTTCAGTTTCCGGTCAGCTCCTTTGGGCTACAGGAGGGTGACAAGGAAACCCAGAGGCCCCTTCTTTATCGGCCCACTTCTCATTACAAAAGGGGATCTAAGAAGGGAGCAAGTCCCAGCCCTCCGTGTGCAGAGAAGGAAACAGTCCCGGAGACTGGGACCGCAGGCTGAGCGTCCACAGCAAAGCAGGGCCAGAATCCACACAGCCAGAGAGGCAAGGTGACAGCCCtaagagggaggggaaggggccccGGTGCTGCCGGTACCTTGAACACCTTGATGAGGCAGCCAGCCGAATGCAGGTGCTCGGGCGCAAGCTCTTTGTCACTGGGCTTGAAGGTGTCGATGCGGAGGCGGAAGGAGACTCCTTTCTCGCCGCCCTTTTTCCGCGGAGTGAACTCAGTACTGATACAGTGAACCTGAGGAGAAGAAGCCACGGGAAAGCGGGGTAACTCCAGGTCTCACCCACCTTCACGAGATTCCACCTCAAACCTCTTATCTGCCTGTCACCTGTCAGCCACTTACCACACCAACTTTCCATCCCCAACCAGTGTCTGTTTTTAAGCCTCACTTTTTAGGTTCTTTCCCTCGTTAGAagtccttcagtggcttcccatggTTAGGGGATGAGAAGCAAAGCTCCTGACCCTGGCGTTGGAACACCTTCCAGAGTCAAGCTGAGCCTTTCTGCAAGGCTGCTCTCTCCCAGCCATCAGTGAGCCCAAGGACCTAGCCAGCCACATCCTGACATCCTGACCCGCAACGCGCCTGCAGAGCTCTCCCGAGAATCCTTTCCCTGGAAAGCTCGTCCTGCTCACCTCTGCGCCTTCCAGGGTAGGGCTGTCAGTGGAAATGCGGCATGCTCGgttaaatttgaacttcagataaacaacaaataattttttagtgcaAGTATGTCCCAagtattgcatgggacatacttatagtaaacttatttatttatttatttatataaaatttaaatttaactgactgtcctgtattttatttgctaactGTGGCAGTCCACTCCAGGAAACCTTGCTGGCCCACACCTCACACCGCGGGCAGCCTCTGTGTTCTGCCTGGTCCCGGGATTCCAAGGGCAAGGAGGGTCTCCCCGTCTGTTTACACCTGCTGCCCCCACTACAGCCTCCCACAATCCTGTGAAGACAGTTTGAGAGTCTGACTTGACAGgtggggaaactaaggctcagagagattacgGGGCCTTGACAAGGTTCATGCTAGGAAGGGGTGGAACTGAAATTGTGCCACATCTGCCTGACACCTAGTCCAGGTGCTTAGACCATGGCGGGCACGCAAAAAAGGAACTTTCATGTGACTTTTGACAGTATTGTTTGATTATAAAGAGAAATCTATTCAACATAGGAAAAGTGGAGAACaccaaaaaagtataaagaaggatATAGACCTCTCCCATCCTTCCCCTTCTCCACGATAGCCCTGTCAACAGTGCAGTACTGTCTCTGCCCATCTTTTCCCTGggcaagaaaacagagaaaaaaaagacgtGTATACACACactttttatacatataaaatagaaatcaaactTTAAATACAAgtttgtattctgctttttctttatttataggAAAGCAGTTTCTCTTGTCAggaaatatttctcagagacaTCATTTTAATGGGTACACAATTTCCACTGTAAGCCTCTactaaaacttattttaaagtcaATCCTCTTCCCATGGGCATTTTGattgtttaaaatctttcaatatGAAAAAGAATGCTGCCATGAATAGCAGGTAAATAGATCTTTGTGTACTTATTGAATGCTGCTATAGGATAAATTTCttgaagtggaactgctgggtaaAAGAGTATGaacattaaatttaataaattttgccCAGGTGCCACTCTGCCTACAGAATGggtgcaccaatttgcattctcaAGATATGAGGACGTCTGTTTTTCCAAATCTTACCaataatagttttttaaagtctttggtagttatatatatgtaattttaattagcattttctttcttttttttttttttttgaggaagatcagccctgagctaacatctgctgccaatcctcccctttttgctaaggaagactggccttgagctaacatctgtgcccatcttcctctactttatatgtgggacgcttgccacagtatggcttgatgagcagtgccatgtccacacccaggatccaaaccggcgaaccccgggccgcctaagtgaaatgtgcacacttaactgctgcacaaccaggccagccccttaattagCATTTTATAAGGCAGAACTGCCTACATTTATTGATAATTTGTATCCTTCTTTATAAATCGCCTCATATATCCTTTTCCCACTTTTCTATTGAggtttcatgtattttttcttattgatataaAAACTTTCTATATATTTAGGATATAACACATTATATGTCATGTGgcaattatttttcccatttgatatctccttttaatTTTGCCTACGTATCTCAGACcactaatttttgttttgttttgttttttgctgaggaagattagccctgagctaacatctgttaccaatcttcctctttttttaccttgaggaagattagccctgagccaatctccctccactttatatgtgagttgccaccacagcatggctgacaagtggtgtaggatcgcacccgggatccgaacccacaaatccaggtttgccaaagcagagcacaccaaacttaattATTATGCCACACGCCTGGCCCAGACCATTACTTTTCATGAAACTAAGTTCTGTCCtgtgtttggcagtttcttccaTTGCTTGATGTTTCACAAGTCCTTCTCTGTGGTGAGATTCGATCAATGTTTATCCATATTTTTCCTCAAGGTGCTTTGTGGTAGTGATTCATTCTTGTTGTCCCCTCACCCCTACCCACACTCACCTTCCTTTCCCACCTAGGCTGCTGCCACTCCCATCtgacctccagcctcctccccgtCCCAGCTTCAGACTTACCTGTAGGAAGATGGAGGTCCTCTTGGTCGGGTCCCAATGAAACTCCACCGTGTTGAGTTGTGAGGGCAGGACTTGGGGTTCTATCACCCCCACGGACAGGGGCACATCTGCAGGCACAGGGTGGCAGGCAGGGAACAAAGCTCAGCTCTCCCCACCCACAAGGGCTTCCCAGCCAGAATGCGGCCCTAAAGGgaccctgctccctccccactcaCCAATGTCCAGGATGCGGTCCCCAGGCCGGCTCCACCTCCACCCATCCAGCTGTTGCTGCTCCGTGTACTGTAGGCGCCGGTCATGGAACACCACACGCGCCACGCTCTGCAGGGACAGGAGGGCACAGCTCACAGGTCAGAGGGTGCCCGGGCATTTGGGAACCAACTCCCACACCTGGGGTAAGCCAGCCATCCCACCCTCTCCCCCAGCTTGCTTCCCACCCCCAGGGGCATAAGGACTTAAAACCACTAGATCCTGTCCAGATGCCCACCTGCCACTCACCGGCTGTGAAACTGGGGAAGTAACCTAgagaccctgagcctcagtttccccatctgtaaaatgggggagtCAATCCCTTCCCACTCTTAGTCACCCTACCCATGTCTTTTCTTTGCAGCACTTATCAATTTGTAATTTCATGTAATCTGTGTAATTGCATGTTGTCCCACTCAGTAGAATGCAAGCCCGCTGAGGGAGGGAACTACCTGTTTCTTTCTGCTGAATCTCCAGCCCATAGAACAGTTCTGGCAAAGAATGGGAgctaaataaatcatttttttgaGAGAAGGAATCATGCGTGTGAATAACGCTATGTAAACGTATTTCTAAGTCCCAGTTCTGCTACTTACTGGCTCTGTGTCCTTGAGAAAatgcttaacctctctgcacctGTTTCCTCAACAATTCCTGCCCATCACTGAGCTGTTGTGAAGGTCAAATTAAAAGTGGACTTGAGAGAATTCCACTTGACAAGTGGACATCACGATGGTGACATTGGCTTCCTGCCCAGAGGGACAGTCATGCCCAGCCTTTGCCAGTTCTGGGGCCAGGGGGGCGGATGCACCTACCTTCAGCAGCCGGGGGCACTGGGTGGCATCACCCAGCTTGGGGTTCCAGAGCATCTGCACCTCATAGGACTGGCCTGGGAGAGATTAAAAGGCTGTGTGAGCCCCACTCTGAGGGGCAGAGGCAGTGCTTGCCACTCCCAGACCACCCTGGGCCCGGCCTTCCAAGCCCCTTTCCTTCCCCAAGCCCAGCGAACCCTGGTTCAGGTAGGTGAGGGTCTCCTCTCCTTGCTTCACTGCCGGCGAGGTGGCTGCACAGAGCACATACTGGAACGCGGGGCAGGGAGGCTCCGGGCCGGGGACGTTGGGCAGCTCTTCCTGCTTCAGGTAGGG
It includes:
- the LOC100068349 gene encoding transcription factor CP2-like protein 1 isoform X7: MLFWHNQPEHLWPSPGELYPGPPSSLLRESLPLPYLKQEELPNVPGPEPPCPAFQYVLCAATSPAVKQGEETLTYLNQGQSYEVQMLWNPKLGDATQCPRLLKSVARVVFHDRRLQYTEQQQLDGWRWSRPGDRILDIDVPLSVGVIEPQVLPSQLNTVEFHWDPTKRTSIFLQVHCISTEFTPRKKGGEKGVSFRLRIDTFKPSDKELAPEHLHSAGCLIKVFKPKGADRKLKTDREKIEKQPLHERDKYQVARESTVFVECPPWPEPSAGPHSPLSPRALTSPYSCKLLSPERLCSSPPFALDSLAGSPAEDLNPGASILETQQWLHRHRFSAYCRMLANFTGTDLLKLTRQDLIQICGAADGIRLFNTLRARPIRHRLTLYVAQEASRQENEVAENPDSGFYQEISLNELSAVELMGKLAELLALPANQIHHLFHQGPGGILILLNDQVVQNLKDESYFVAVVKKDACCATGHREAS
- the LOC100068349 gene encoding transcription factor CP2-like protein 1 isoform X8 yields the protein MLFWHNQPEHLWPSPGELYPGPPSSLLRESLPLPYLKQEELPNVPGPEPPCPAFQYVLCAATSPAVKQGEETLTYLNQGQSYEVQMLWNPKLGDATQCPRLLKSVARVVFHDRRLQYTEQQQLDGWRWSRPGDRILDIDVPLSVGVIEPQVLPSQLNTVEFHWDPTKRTSIFLQFKFNRACRISTDSPTLEGAEVHCISTEFTPRKKGGEKGVSFRLRIDTFKPSDKELAPEHLHSAGCLIKVFKPKGADRKLKTDREKIEKQPLHERDKYQVARESTVFVECPPWPEPSAGPHSPLSPRALTSPYSCKLLSPERLCSSPPFALDSLAGSPAEDLNPGASILETQQWLHRHRFSAYCRMLANFTGTDLLKLTRQDLIQICGAADGIRLFNTLRARPIRHRLTLYVAQEASRQENEVAENPDSGGSES
- the LOC100068349 gene encoding transcription factor CP2-like protein 1 isoform X1 translates to MLFWHNQPEHLWPSPGELYPGPPSSLLRESLPLPYLKQEELPNVPGPEPPCPAFQYVLCAATSPAVKQGEETLTYLNQGQSYEVQMLWNPKLGDATQCPRLLKSVARVVFHDRRLQYTEQQQLDGWRWSRPGDRILDIDVPLSVGVIEPQVLPSQLNTVEFHWDPTKRTSIFLQFKFNRACRISTDSPTLEGAEVHCISTEFTPRKKGGEKGVSFRLRIDTFKPSDKELAPEHLHSAGCLIKVFKPKGADRKLKTDREKIEKQPLHERDKYQVARESTVFVECPPWPEPSAGPHSPLSPRALTSPYSCKLLSPERLCSSPPFALDSLAGSPAEDLNPGASILETQQWLHRHRFSAYCRMLANFTGTDLLKLTRQDLIQICGAADGIRLFNTLRARPIRHRLTLYVAQEASRQENEVAENPDSGFYQEISLNELSAVELMGKLAELLALPANQIHHLFHQGPGGILILLNDQVNGQRFPTRPHKGLDHSSTSCPVSLSLPQLILFGSKNRIVLVTPSPLQVVQNLKDESYFVAVVKKVQNPDGYYLVLT
- the LOC100068349 gene encoding transcription factor CP2-like protein 1 isoform X5, with the translated sequence MLFWHNQPEHLWPSPGELYPGPPSSLLRESLPLPYLKQEELPNVPGPEPPCPAFQYVLCAATSPAVKQGEETLTYLNQGQSYEVQMLWNPKLGDATQCPRLLKSVARVVFHDRRLQYTEQQQLDGWRWSRPGDRILDIDVPLSVGVIEPQVLPSQLNTVEFHWDPTKRTSIFLQFKFNRACRISTDSPTLEGAEVHCISTEFTPRKKGGEKGVSFRLRIDTFKPSDKELAPEHLHSAGCLIKVFKPKGADRKLKTDREKIEKQPLHERDKYQVARESTVFVECPPWPEPSAGPHSPLSPRALTSPYSCKLLSPERLCSSPPFALDSLAGSPAEDLNPGASILETQQWLHRHRFSAYCRMLANFTGTDLLKLTRQDLIQICGAADGIRLFNTLRARPIRHRLTLYVAQEASRQENEVAENPDSGFYQEISLNELSAVELMGKLAELLALPANQIHHLFHQGPGGILILLNDQVVQNLKDESYFVAVVKKDACCATGHREAS
- the LOC100068349 gene encoding transcription factor CP2-like protein 1 isoform X4, producing MLFWHNQPEHLWPSPGELYPGPPSSLLRESLPLPYLKQEELPNVPGPEPPCPAFQYVLCAATSPAVKQGEETLTYLNQGQSYEVQMLWNPKLGDATQCPRLLKSVARVVFHDRRLQYTEQQQLDGWRWSRPGDRILDIDVPLSVGVIEPQVLPSQLNTVEFHWDPTKRTSIFLQFKFNRACRISTDSPTLEGAEVHCISTEFTPRKKGGEKGVSFRLRIDTFKPSDKELAPEHLHSAGCLIKVFKPKGADRKLKTDREKIEKQPLHERDKYQVARESTVFVECPPWPEPSAGPHSPLSPRALTSPYSCKLLSPERLCSSPPFALDSLAGSPAEDLNPGASILETQQWLHRHRFSAYCRMLANFTGTDLLKLTRQDLIQICGAADGIRLFNTLRARPIRHRLTLYVAQEASRQENEVAENPDSGFYQEISLNELSAVELMGKLAELLALPANQIHHLFHQGPGGILILLNDQVVQNLKDESYFVAVVKKVQNPDGYYLVLT
- the LOC100068349 gene encoding transcription factor CP2-like protein 1 isoform X2 codes for the protein MLFWHNQPEHLWPSPGELYPGPPSSLLRESLPLPYLKQEELPNVPGPEPPCPAFQYVLCAATSPAVKQGEETLTYLNQGQSYEVQMLWNPKLGDATQCPRLLKSVARVVFHDRRLQYTEQQQLDGWRWSRPGDRILDIDVPLSVGVIEPQVLPSQLNTVEFHWDPTKRTSIFLQFKFNRACRISTDSPTLEGAEVHCISTEFTPRKKGGEKGVSFRLRIDTFKPSDKELAPEHLHSAGCLIKVFKPKGADRKLKTDREKIEKQPLHERDKYQVARESTVFVECPPWPEPSAGPHSPLSPRALTSPYSCKLLSPERLCSSPPFALDSLAGSPAEDLNPGASILETQQWLHRHRFSAYCRMLANFTGTDLLKLTRQDLIQICGAADGIRLFNTLRARPIRHRLTLYVAQEASRQENEVAENPDSGFYQEISLNELSAVELMGKLAELLALPANQIHHLFHQGPGGILILLNDQVNGQRFPTRPHKGLDHSSTSCPVSLSLPQLILFGSKNRIVLVTPSPLQVVQNLKDESYFVAVVKKDACCATGHREAS
- the LOC100068349 gene encoding transcription factor CP2-like protein 1 isoform X9, which produces MLFWHNQPEHLWPSPGELYPGPPSSLLRESLPLPYLKQEELPNVPGPEPPCPAFQYVLCAATSPAVKQGEETLTYLNQGQSYEVQMLWNPKLGDATQCPRLLKSVARVVFHDRRLQYTEQQQLDGWRWSRPGDRILDIDVPLSVGVIEPQVLPSQLNTVEFHWDPTKRTSIFLQVHCISTEFTPRKKGGEKGVSFRLRIDTFKPSDKELAPEHLHSAGCLIKVFKPKGADRKLKTDREKIEKQPLHERDKYQVARESTVFVECPPWPEPSAGPHSPLSPRALTSPYSCKLLSPERLCSSPPFALDSLAGSPAEDLNPGASILETQQWLHRHRFSAYCRMLANFTGTDLLKLTRQDLIQICGAADGIRLFNTLRARPIRHRLTLYVAQEASRQENEVAENPDSGGSES
- the LOC100068349 gene encoding transcription factor CP2-like protein 1 isoform X6 translates to MLFWHNQPEHLWPSPGELYPGPPSSLLRESLPLPYLKQEELPNVPGPEPPCPAFQYVLCAATSPAVKQGEETLTYLNQGQSYEVQMLWNPKLGDATQCPRLLKSVARVVFHDRRLQYTEQQQLDGWRWSRPGDRILDIDVPLSVGVIEPQVLPSQLNTVEFHWDPTKRTSIFLQVHCISTEFTPRKKGGEKGVSFRLRIDTFKPSDKELAPEHLHSAGCLIKVFKPKGADRKLKTDREKIEKQPLHERDKYQVARESTVFVECPPWPEPSAGPHSPLSPRALTSPYSCKLLSPERLCSSPPFALDSLAGSPAEDLNPGASILETQQWLHRHRFSAYCRMLANFTGTDLLKLTRQDLIQICGAADGIRLFNTLRARPIRHRLTLYVAQEASRQENEVAENPDSGFYQEISLNELSAVELMGKLAELLALPANQIHHLFHQGPGGILILLNDQVVQNLKDESYFVAVVKKVQNPDGYYLVLT